Part of the Roseobacter litoralis Och 149 genome, GACGATGTGGATGTCGTCGACGTTTTTGAACGTATTCTTACTGGGATCAACCAGTTCACCGCCAAAAACAAGATGTAGCCTTTGTGCCATGCAAGCAGTCCTCAAAACGAAACGCGGGTGCATTCAGCGTTGCTGATATGCCCGTCGCGGTCAAGCGGTGCCCCCGCTCTACTGCGCGAGTGCTTGCATCAGGCTATAGTGCAACGGTTTGCCCGACGCCACCATGCCATTGAGCCTTGGGTCACGATTATTGAAAAGCAGTGGCTTGCCGGACTGGTCCGTGGACGTCCCTTGTGCCTCTTCGACGATCAGGGAACCTGCGGCGACATCCCATTCCCACGTTGGTCGGAAGGTCAGCATGGCATCAAAACGACCCTGTCCGACCAGCGCCAGACGATAGGCCAGAGATGGACGGTGTGATCTGTTGAATCCCGGCACGCCGTTGGGCCAGTGATCCGCTGCGATCATCGGTTTGGCAGCCAAAACTTCTGCGTTTTCGATGTCGTTTGCGGTGGAAACCGAAATAGGCAAACCATTCAGCATGGCCCCTTTGCCCCGCGCCGCCGTATAGAGCAATCCGCGCAGCGGCAGATAGACGGCGCCTGCGGTAATGCGGCCTTTGTGGGATATGGCAACCGAATGCGCCCAGGTGCTTGAGCCATCCACGAAACTGCGGGTGCCGTCTATCGGATCGATGATGAACACCGTATCGCGCGACAGGCGCTCGCCTGTGTCTTCGCTCTCCTCAGAGAGCCATCCGTAGTCTGGTCGTGCCAGCCGCAAGACGGTTTCAAGATAGGTGTTCACAGCCAGATCGGCTTCGGTCACGGGGCCTGCACCGCCGGGTTTGTCCCAGCTTTGTGCACTCTGGCCGCTGAAACTGGTCGCAACGCGGCCGGCCATGACGATTGCGTCTGTGATCAGATCAAGGTCAGACGCCTGCAAGTGTCATCCCCGGCACCAGAAGCGAGGGCACGACCCGGCTCAGATGTGCGCGTGCGTCGTTTGCGGGGACTATGGTCAGCAGCATATCCCGCAGGTTTCCCGCAATCGTGCATTCGTTGACGGCATATGTCATTTCACCGTTTTCGATCCAGATGCCTGCAGCACCACGGGAATAATCCCCGGTGTTGGAATTGATCGTCGAGCCGATCATTGAGGTGACCAGCAGGCCCGTGCCCATGTCGGCAATCAGGTCTGCGCGGCTTTGATCCCCTTGGGTGAGTGTGACATTCCACGTTGTGGGGCTTGGCCCCGAAGAGGCACTGCGCGCGGCGTTCCCTGTCGAGGACATGCCCAGTTTGCGCGCCGTTGCAAGGTCCATGGTCCAGCCGGTCAGCACACCATCTGCCACGATGTCACGCGCCTTGGTTGGCAATCCTTCGGCATCAAAGGGGCGGGACCCAGAGGTGCGGGGCCTGTGGGGCAGCTCATGCAGGCTGATGCCTGATGGCAGAACCTGCTCGCCTTTCGCGTCGCGCAGCCAAGACGCACCCCGCGCCACGGAGGACCCATTGGCCGCCATCAACAAGTGACCAATCAGCGTTGAGGAAACACGTTCGTCGAACAGAACCGGATAGCTGCCGGTTGGGGGCTTGCGCGCGCCTGCGCGTTCAACAGTGCGCGCAGCGGCGCGGGTGCCGATGTCCTCAGGGCTGCGCAGGTCCGATTGGAATATCCGGCTGTCGCCATCGTAATCTCGCTCCATCTCGGTGCCGGTGCCGCAGATGGCGACGCAGGACAACCCGCGGTCGGTGCGCGCATAGCCCCCCCGAAATCCGTTGGAAGCCGCAAAATGCACCTCGCGCGATGAATACCCGGCGGAGGCGGATTGCACCTGACTGACTTGCGGGTTGCCAAGGGCTGCGGCCTCGGCGCGGGCTGCGTCCTCTTGCAGCGCGGCAGGCGATGGTTCCGGTGTGGGGTCATATAACTCCAAGGCGGCGATGTCGTAGCCTTGGGTAATCTGATCGGCGTCGGCAAGTCCGGCGCAGGAGTCTTCGGGGGCTTCTTTTGCCATGGCAACGGCCCGCTCGGCCATATCTTCAAGCGTATCCGATCGTGTGTCGGAGGCCGAGACAATCGCGCTGCGCTGGCCCAGAAAGACGCGCAGACCAATGTCGATACCTTCCGAGCGTTCGGCCTGTTCCAGCGCGCCGTGGCGCACTTCGATGCCAAGGGACGTGCCCCGCACGGCCATCGCATCGGCATCATCAGCCCCCGCGCGCCGGGCGGCCTGCAAGAGTTGTTCGTTCAGATCGCTGAGGGCCTGCGTCATCATATGCTCCGTTAGAGGTGGGATTGAGGTAGCGGCCTCGCTCCCCCTCTGCAAGGGCTGCGCTCAAAAACCGCGTCTGCGCGGTTACTGGATGCGCTGCCCGTTTGCCATCACATGGCCCTGATCGTTGATTTCGATCTTTGAGTTGAGCGTATCCGGCGCGTTTCCGGGCACCGCAAGCAAGCCCATCATCATGCGCGCGCCCATGGCCTGTTCCTCGGGCAACAAGCCGCCCGCCACCAGTTTGTCGATCAACCCATTTGCACCCGTCAGGGTCAGATCAACCGCCCCCTCAGGCTTGGGTGCACCCTCCGCGCTATTGTCGAACTCAAACGCGCCGTTGCCGACCAATTCCGCGCCAGCGACTGTGATCTGCATACGGTTGATGTCGAGCTTGTCGATTTCAGCCGGTGCCGTGCCGGGGTCGATCTCAGCGGCCACTGACGGGTCGAGGAAGTTGAACATCAAACGCGCCTTTCCGGCCAGATCAAGCGCGATGGTCGCAGGGTCACGGGGCAGTTGCCCGCCGGGATCAAAAAGCCCCCAGAGCATGTCGGACATGGTGAAGCCATCAAGCGTAAAGCCCAGTGCAAAATCGTCCGGCGCCTCGGATTTGCGAATGGGCATCGCGATGTTCATCGCTGTCTGGGCCACGTTGAAATTGATCGGCAGCGGGAACTGGGGCGAGGTCATTTCCACCTGCATGTCGTCTTGTGCCGCATCATAGGTAAGCCCGTCCTGACCCAGTGTCACGCCGATGCGACCTGACTGACTGATCACCGATGCATCCGATGGCCCAGTCGGCGACGTGACATTCAGAGTCAGCGCGTTTGCGGCGTAGTTAAACGTCCCACCGGCCGTGAATCCTGCAGCAAGCATCGCCTCGACGTTGTTTGTATCAACGGCACGCAGGGGCAGGGTGCTTTGCCCATCAAATGTCAGGGACTGCATCTGCCCTGACATGTCGCTGCTATCGCCAGAGGCGGCATCGCTCGCTTTGAGCGCGTAGCGCACCGCGCCAATTTCCATATCCTGCGTGTATCGCCGATGGGCATCCAGCACCATATCTGTCGTACCTGAGATATCATCCAAAGTGATCACAAACGCATTGCTCTGCGCGGGCAAAACCTGCCCATTCACTTCAAAACCGGTTGATTCCAGTGAAACCGTCTGCGCTGAATAGTCATACTGCAGGTCATTCGGGGTGCCTGACGCCACGATGCTCAGGCCGGTTTGTCGGTAGTCCGCAGAAACGCGGGTGATGCTGCCGGTGTCGTTCGGGGTTGCCATCTCAAATGGCATCACCGTGGGCAGGGCAACCGTCACCGTGCTATCGTCACGTTCCGTAAGCACGACCCGATCCATTGAAATGCTGCCCCCGCCAAGGCTTGCATCACCGCTTGTGATCGCCACACCGGTGACGGTCAACACATCGCCCGCGCGCGCTTCCTGCCCTGTCACAGAATACCCAAGACCGCTGATATAGGTTTTCCAATCACTCCAGACGTCATCTGCTGAAAGCTCCGCAAAGGCGGCGGGTGCGATCAGAACAAGGGCAGTGCTCGCCATGAAACGGCGCATGATACGGGGCATAAAGCGATCCTTTTTACACGGTTAAGCGCGCATGGTCTGCCAACGTCCTGCGATGGTCAAGAGCCGATGGGCTGGACGCTTAACAGTTGGGGGTTTACCACAGCAATAACAACCTGAGCGGAGGTGCGGTAACATGAATATGACAGGAAAAACGGTGATGATCACGGGGGCGAGTCGCGGGATTGGCGCCGAAGCGGCCCGCGTTTTCGCGCAAGCGGGGGCCAATGTCGCCCTTTTGGCCCGCAGTCAGCAACAGATTGCGGATCTGGCCGGTGAAATTGGTGAGCGGGCAGTTGCCATCCCCTGCAATGTCGCGCGCTACAGTGACATGGCCAAGGCCGTTGCCGCGACACAAGAAATGTTCGGCAGTCTCGATGTTCTGATCAACAATGCGGGGGCGATCGAACCGATTTCCCATCTGGCGGAGGCTGAGCCGGATGCCTGGGCTGACGTCATTGATGTGAACCTGAAGGGTGTTTTCAACGGTATGCATGCCGCTTTGCAGGTGATGAAGCCCGCAGGCGGCGGGACCATCATCACCATCAGTTCGGGTGCCGCGCATGGGCCGGTCGAGGCCTGGAGCCATTACTGCACCTCAAAAGCCGGTGCGCATATGCTGACCCGCTGTCTCGATCATGAGGAAGCGCAACACGGCATCCGGGCCATGGGCCTGTCGCCCGGCACTGTCGCCACGCAAATGCAGCGTGAGATCAAATCGAGCGGTATAAACCCGGTCAGCCAACTGGAGTGGGAGGTTCATATCCCCGCCGACTGGCCGGCCCGCGCCCTGCTGTGGATGTGCAGTCCCGAGGCGGATGAATGGTGTGGGCGCGAAATATCGCTGCGCGACGAGGGTATCCGCCGGAAGGTCGGTTTGACATGATTGATGTTGATCGCACGGGCGAGATCTGGACCATCACGCTGAACCGCCCGGAAAAAGCGAATTCCCTGACTGAGCAGATGTTGGTCGATCTCAGGGACACGATGCGCGCCGCACAGACAGCGCGCGCCGTGATCCTGTCGGGCAGAGGTAAAGTCTTTAGCGCGGGGGCTGATCTGGAAGCTGCGCGCGCCGGTCTTGCGACATCGCCGCTGTGGGAAGAACTATCGCAGGCTGTTGCAAGTCTGCCGGGGTTATCGGTGGCTGCGCTGAACGGAACGCTGGCCGGTGGCGCCTTTGGTATGGCGCTGGCCTGTGATCTGCGTATCGCCGTGCCAAGTGCAAAATTCTTCTACCCGGTCATGAAACTGGGGTTTTTACCGCAACCGAGCGATCCGGGTCGGCTGGCTGCCCTGATCGGGCCGTCGCGGGCCAAGCTGATCCTGATGGGCGGCCAAAAGATCGCGGCGGATGAGGCGCTGGCGTTTGGATTGATCGACCGGATCGTTGCACCGGATGATCTGATGGCGGTCGCGCAAACGCTGGTCGCTGATACTGTCGCAGCGAACAGTTCAATCGCGACCGGCATCAAGGAAATGTGCCGCTAAGCCATGGATAACCCCGCGTTATCCGGGGTGAAAAAGGCTCCCGACCGAGAACGCGAGCAATGCCGCGACGCCGCCTATCAACAGCGTCTCAAGCCCTGATTTCCACCATTTTGACAAAGACCACCTGCTTTTTCCGGTGCCAATCAGAAAGAACGTCAACAAAGTCGCATAAATTGAAATCGAAAAAGCCGCATCAAGGTTCAGCAGGAAAGGGATCAGGGGAATACTGCCGGCCACCAGAAAGGCCGCGAATGTTGCCAGCGCTGCTTTCATCGGTTCAGGTTCAACACGCGACAGCCCGTATTCATCCGTCAGCATCAGGCCAATCCAATTCGTCTTGCTTTGGGAAATAGCCGTCGTGGCCTCTTCAAGGACGGTGCCGGACAGGCCGCGCAATTGCAGGATCTGACGCAATTCTTCCAATTCACCTTCGGGGTGTTGTTCGATGTGGCGCTCTTCGACCTGAATAATGCGTTTTCGGTCATCAAGTTCCGCCTTGGTGCCTGAATAGTTGCTGGCCGCCATTGAAAAGCCGTCAGCGATGATATTCGCCACA contains:
- a CDS encoding 3'(2'),5'-bisphosphate nucleotidase CysQ, which codes for MQASDLDLITDAIVMAGRVATSFSGQSAQSWDKPGGAGPVTEADLAVNTYLETVLRLARPDYGWLSEESEDTGERLSRDTVFIIDPIDGTRSFVDGSSTWAHSVAISHKGRITAGAVYLPLRGLLYTAARGKGAMLNGLPISVSTANDIENAEVLAAKPMIAADHWPNGVPGFNRSHRPSLAYRLALVGQGRFDAMLTFRPTWEWDVAAGSLIVEEAQGTSTDQSGKPLLFNNRDPRLNGMVASGKPLHYSLMQALAQ
- a CDS encoding TldD/PmbA family protein; translated protein: MTQALSDLNEQLLQAARRAGADDADAMAVRGTSLGIEVRHGALEQAERSEGIDIGLRVFLGQRSAIVSASDTRSDTLEDMAERAVAMAKEAPEDSCAGLADADQITQGYDIAALELYDPTPEPSPAALQEDAARAEAAALGNPQVSQVQSASAGYSSREVHFAASNGFRGGYARTDRGLSCVAICGTGTEMERDYDGDSRIFQSDLRSPEDIGTRAAARTVERAGARKPPTGSYPVLFDERVSSTLIGHLLMAANGSSVARGASWLRDAKGEQVLPSGISLHELPHRPRTSGSRPFDAEGLPTKARDIVADGVLTGWTMDLATARKLGMSSTGNAARSASSGPSPTTWNVTLTQGDQSRADLIADMGTGLLVTSMIGSTINSNTGDYSRGAAGIWIENGEMTYAVNECTIAGNLRDMLLTIVPANDARAHLSRVVPSLLVPGMTLAGV
- a CDS encoding DUF2125 domain-containing protein; translated protein: MPRIMRRFMASTALVLIAPAAFAELSADDVWSDWKTYISGLGYSVTGQEARAGDVLTVTGVAITSGDASLGGGSISMDRVVLTERDDSTVTVALPTVMPFEMATPNDTGSITRVSADYRQTGLSIVASGTPNDLQYDYSAQTVSLESTGFEVNGQVLPAQSNAFVITLDDISGTTDMVLDAHRRYTQDMEIGAVRYALKASDAASGDSSDMSGQMQSLTFDGQSTLPLRAVDTNNVEAMLAAGFTAGGTFNYAANALTLNVTSPTGPSDASVISQSGRIGVTLGQDGLTYDAAQDDMQVEMTSPQFPLPINFNVAQTAMNIAMPIRKSEAPDDFALGFTLDGFTMSDMLWGLFDPGGQLPRDPATIALDLAGKARLMFNFLDPSVAAEIDPGTAPAEIDKLDINRMQITVAGAELVGNGAFEFDNSAEGAPKPEGAVDLTLTGANGLIDKLVAGGLLPEEQAMGARMMMGLLAVPGNAPDTLNSKIEINDQGHVMANGQRIQ
- a CDS encoding SDR family oxidoreductase, which encodes MNMTGKTVMITGASRGIGAEAARVFAQAGANVALLARSQQQIADLAGEIGERAVAIPCNVARYSDMAKAVAATQEMFGSLDVLINNAGAIEPISHLAEAEPDAWADVIDVNLKGVFNGMHAALQVMKPAGGGTIITISSGAAHGPVEAWSHYCTSKAGAHMLTRCLDHEEAQHGIRAMGLSPGTVATQMQREIKSSGINPVSQLEWEVHIPADWPARALLWMCSPEADEWCGREISLRDEGIRRKVGLT
- a CDS encoding enoyl-CoA hydratase/isomerase family protein, which produces MIDVDRTGEIWTITLNRPEKANSLTEQMLVDLRDTMRAAQTARAVILSGRGKVFSAGADLEAARAGLATSPLWEELSQAVASLPGLSVAALNGTLAGGAFGMALACDLRIAVPSAKFFYPVMKLGFLPQPSDPGRLAALIGPSRAKLILMGGQKIAADEALAFGLIDRIVAPDDLMAVAQTLVADTVAANSSIATGIKEMCR
- a CDS encoding VIT1/CCC1 transporter family protein: MTQEHGHSPTEIAQRLSIGQRAGHLKDMIYGGIDGAVTTFAIVAGVAGAGLSHHIIVALGVANIIADGFSMAASNYSGTKAELDDRKRIIQVEERHIEQHPEGELEELRQILQLRGLSGTVLEEATTAISQSKTNWIGLMLTDEYGLSRVEPEPMKAALATFAAFLVAGSIPLIPFLLNLDAAFSISIYATLLTFFLIGTGKSRWSLSKWWKSGLETLLIGGVAALLAFSVGSLFHPG